CAAATCTTTTCTAGCTTTGTGTCCTTTTTAGTTATGTGGAATCAATGATAGTACGTTTTACTAtggatcatttttcttttgatatcatattttcttttcttttgaaaacttttaCTGTTCGttttggttttcacatttttttccgaAACTTTCTCATTGCCTAAAAATGGGATTATTTACATAAGAAAGTATAAGGATAGCACAAAGTATTTCATATTTAACAATTTGGTGagtccttgagtagcttaattaTTATCAGTTTATCAAGTTCTTAGACTTTTTAATTCATGTTACAGAAGAGTCTCCGGAGGAATCGATTGCTATCAGCATTgcacaaatggaaaaacgtttACTCCATGGCTTAATTCATAACGTTCTACCATATGTTGGTACTTCTGTAAAAACCTTAGTATTAGCATACAGCTCTGCAGTTTCCAGCAAAATGGTATGTTTAAATTAACACTAGTTTGGGTATTAAGAAAAATTGCATGATAAGACTTTGGTTTGCTCATTCCTGAGTTTAATTAAggacaaacaaaccccaaaaatgATTATCGAGTGCCTTCCTATGGGTAGGCATACACTGCTAGGTTACTTATTATTTCATTGCGGTTCTCACAACAATCTTTGTAGCATAATTATCATTACCTAtatgttatagatgaggaaaccgacCAGAAGAGGTTAAACATTTTATTCAGTTTCACAGATGTTAAGTGATAAAGCcgttttatgtgatttttttaaataatatgtaaaacatGGTAAGATGGGCAAATGAGATGAAATCACTGTTTTATAAAAGTAGATCTTATGACTTCCTACATCAGAATCTTGAGtgttacttaaaaatgtaaatttcttggTTTAGTCTCATAACTGCTAAAACAGATTCTTGGgcggttgcggtggctcatgcctgtaatcctagcactttggaaggctgaggtgggcggatcaaaaggtcaggagttcaagaccagcctggccaatatggtgaaaccccatccctactagaaatacaaaaattagccgggtgcagtggcgcacacctgtagtctcagctactcaggaggctgaggcagaagaattgcttgaacctggaaggcagaggttgcagtgagccgagatcctgccgctgccctctagcctgggcgacagagtgagactctgtctcaaaaaaacaaacaaacaaacaaaaaccaaaaagattgtCAGGGATTTgagcccagaatttttttttgtactcttattcaagttttttttttttttttttttttatattcacGAAAGTATGTGAACTAGATTATGTTTACTAATAGTCATCTGTTACTTAGCTAATTGAAGTTCTGCAGGTCTTCACGGTGACAATTTTTTCCCTCTTAGGTTAGGCAGATTTTAGAGCTTTGTCCGAACCTGGAGCATCTGGATCTTACCCAGACTGACATTTCAGATTCTGCATTTGACAGGttagttattttaaacaatttaagtataatgaaaaactattttataaagtTTCATTTATGTAATTGCAGTTTAATCatactattattttttactatCAAATATCAGTCATGTCTGACTATAATTTGATAGCACCCTCCAGTTCTTTACCTCTTGTTCATAGGTCCCAGCTGATCCAAAAATTCCATCTGTATCATCTTGCAATCTGTATAGTCCTATATTTTGTCTAGGCCCTTGAGCCCTGCTGTGCAACCATGTAGATTGGTATTATATGTTTTTAAGACATTTTAGTTTTAGTTGGGCTCTAAGTGCCATTTGGCAAAGCTCCCTGTTAGATTCTTCACAGTTACTCTGAAATAGTATAACTTTCTTCAAGCCACCTCCTTCCCAGAGTATATCTCTTTGACCACCAATTCTCTGTATTCTTGCTCACTCCTTTCCCACCCAACCATTTATATCAGCACCTTTTTTCCTGCTGCAGAGGAAGAGGTATACTCTTCTCTGGTTAAAGCTAATGCTCCATCTTCCTAGAGCTTGTTTCTTAACGGATCTTCCTCATTAACCATTAGttattattctctttctttcgtGTGTTTGCACCCTTACTTCTGCTGATTACTTTTAGGGTAATAAACTTAAGTCTTCCCATCCTTACCCCTCTCACATCCTATCCTTCTGTTAAGTTAGGAATACTCTGACTTCCTAATTACTCTCATTGAGGTTTTGTATCCCTAGCATTAAGAATAGTACGTTAACAATagatattcagtaaatacttaaGTGATTATATTAGATGTAAaatctttcttctagttttcatcacaTACAGATAGtcaaatgcttttgaaaaatttaataataattcattaataGTCTTGTCTTTTAATTATAGTTGGTCTTGGCTTGGTTGCTGCCAGAGTCTTCGGCATCTTGATCTGTCTGGTTGTGAGAAAATCACAGATGTGGCCCTAGAGAAGATTTCCAGAGCTCTTGGAATTCTGACATCTCATCAAAGTGGCTTTTTGAAAACATCTACGAGCAAAATTacttcaactacatggaaaaataaagacattaccATGCAGTCCACCAAGCAGTATGCCTGTTTGCACGATTTAACTAACAAGGGCATTGGagaagaaatagataatgaaCACCCCTGGACTAAGCCTGTTTCTTCTGAGAATTTCACTTCTCCTTATGTGTGGATGTTAGATGCTGAAGATTTGGCTGATATTGAAGATACTGTGGAATGGAAACATAGAAATGTTGAAAGTCTTTGTGTAATGGAAACAGCATCCAACTTTAGTTGTTCCACATCTGGTTGTTATAGTAAGGACATTGTTGGACTAAGGACTAGTGTCTGTTGGCAGCAGCATTGTGCTTCTCCAGCTTTTGCGTATTGTGGTCACTCATTTTGTTGTACAGGAACAGCTTTAAGAACTATGTCAGCACTCCCAGAATCTTCTGCAATGTGTAGAAAAGCATCAAGGACTAGATTGCCTAGGGGAAAAGACTTAATTTACTTTGGGAGTGAAAAATCTGATCAAGAGACTGGACGTGTACTTCTGTTTCTCAGTTTATCTGGATGTTATCAGATCACAGACCATGGTCTCAGGTGAGTTATAAATtccagaaaattaagaaatagatGTGTTCTCATTTCCAAATGGAATATAAAAATTTTGATCTAAGTCATTCTTTTCAGTTGATTTACTTAAGCAAAAAGGGTTAACCAAGATCTGCCCTACTTCAGTGTTGGACCAATGTAACCTCTGTTATTAGTATGAAGTTTCATTTCTGTCAGTTCAAATCCATTGTGATATATGGAAGAACATAAATTTGAAagtttaataaatagtaaatggcTACATCATATTTTAAGGTACTTTAGTGGATGAATAAGGTACAATTTTTACTCTCAAGAACATGTAACAAGAAAATACGCATGTTCTGTTGCTGTGTATTATTTCTGTATGTTATAGTTTTATATCAAGGGTTTTGGAAAATGTAGGCTGTCTATGGAAGTCATTTGGTCCAACTACATGGCTGTCAATTGTTTACAAAAGCCAAAGCTGAGCTACAGTTTCATATGTAGCTAGAGTTTAGAAATTTTGGTCTTTGATCATGATCAACTTACCTTCTGATGCTTTTTAAGTCATAAGGAGAACATGTGGAAGAagttctgcattttcttttctgttttttttggtAAGCATAATCTTTAGCAGATTAAACCgactttctttgtttgttttttaacctccTAGAGGAAAGAAGGGCTGGAGGTGACACATATATCAGCCTAGACAGGTAGCTCTTTTCAGCAGCTAGGTTCTATATGTTTTATAGGACCCACTTCAAGATGTGTTAGGTTATGAGTTACTCTTATGCTCTGTTGGAGAAAATACCATGGTGCACTGACTTGGGAGCATGGCAGACTTGATGTAGATTGATCTTGCTTTTTTCTGTATAACTGGCTTTGTGTACAATACTTAACCTTATACTTTGAGACTTATGTAAGAGGAATACATATAAGGCATCTAACAATGATACAGAATAGATTTTCAGTAAGTGGAAGCTGATGTGCAGTAAGCGATTATCTTTGACATGAGCCTTTGGAAATTGGATACATGTTTTTCTTTGATAATGGgatgtcaaatattttataatgaaaaattctACCAGCATAAAACTTAATACCCTCTAccattataaaatatacttaatatgAAATTATTATAAAAGTTTTTCATAAGTCATATACAGTAACCAAAAGTGTTTTCCCTGAGGTAACTGGTATAACTGTGCTTTGACTGCTGTGaatcatttcattaattttcagttttctcaaatccaagtgCATatgttgtagtttttaaaaaataaagataactttATTCTgagttttattctttaaaataattttattacaagTATGTATGTATTCCTAACTgtaatatgattttgtttttgaatgcAACTTGATTTTAGG
This portion of the Rhinopithecus roxellana isolate Shanxi Qingling chromosome 2, ASM756505v1, whole genome shotgun sequence genome encodes:
- the FBXL5 gene encoding F-box/LRR-repeat protein 5 isoform X1; this translates as MHEQIENEYIIGLLQQRSQTIYNVHSDNKLSEMLSLFEKGLKNVKNEYEQLNYAKQLKERLEAFTRDFLPHMKEEEEVFQPMLMEYFTYEELKDIKKKVIAQHCSQKDTAELLRGLSLWNHAEERQKYFKYSVDEKSDKEAEVSEHSTGITHLPPEVMLSIFSYLNPQELCRCSQVSMKWSQLTKAGSLWKHLYPVHWARGDWYSGPATELDTEPDEEWVKNRKDESRAFHEWDEDADIDESEESPEESIAISIAQMEKRLLHGLIHNVLPYVGTSVKTLVLAYSSAVSSKMVRQILELCPNLEHLDLTQTDISDSAFDSWSWLGCCQSLRHLDLSGCEKITDVALEKISRALGILTSHQSGFLKTSTSKITSTTWKNKDITMQSTKQYACLHDLTNKGIGEEIDNEHPWTKPVSSENFTSPYVWMLDAEDLADIEDTVEWKHRNVESLCVMETASNFSCSTSGCYSKDIVGLRTSVCWQQHCASPAFAYCGHSFCCTGTALRTMSALPESSAMCRKASRTRLPRGKDLIYFGSEKSDQETGRVLLFLSLSGCYQITDHGLRVLTLGGGLPYLEHLNLSGCLTITGAGLQDLVSACPSLNDEYFYYCDNINGPHADTASGCQNLQCGFRACCRSGE